The Thermoplasmata archaeon genomic interval GAACTTCAGCGGCATCCGCAGGTGAAGAGTGCGGAGCCCGTCATGGGCGCGTACGACATCGCGGTCACGGGCGCCTTCCGGACCATGGACGAGCTGCGAAAGTTCCAGTCCGAGATCGAGGCGAAGGAGTTCTGCGAGGGTTCGACGGCCCACCCGGGCTTCGAGAATTGGCACCGCACGAAGGAGGCCGAAGAACCCGTCAACGGCTGGACCCTGATCCGGGCCGTCGACGCGGAGCGGGCCATGCAGGAGCTCCAAGAAGTGCCGTCCGTCCAGCGGATCATCGGGACGACGGGCGAGTACAACGTGATCGCCCGCATCGGCGCGAAGGACTCGAACGCCCTGCAGCAGTCCGTGATCCGGGAGATCCAGAAGGTCCACGGAGTCCGACGGACGGAGACGCGGCCGAGCCTGACGAAGGCGTGAAGGGACGAGGGCCTGCGGGCCCTCCGTCCTCATTTTCTCGTCCGAGGCCAGGCTTCCTGCGGAAACGGGCTGGCGCTCCGGCTCCCCTCGGGGTTACTTCTCCTTGTGCGCTCGCCAACCGAAGGGCTTCGACTTCTTGCCCTTCTCGAGGCGGATGCTCGTGGCGACCAGGTGGGCGGCCTGCTCGCTCTTGTTCACGAGAGGCGCCAGTCCCTCCTTCAGCCAGTCTTGGAGGGCCGCGGGATTGTCGGCCGCCTTCAGGCTCTTGAATCCCTCCGCCGCGGCGGAATGACGTCCGACGAGTTCCCGCGCGGCGCCGACGACCGGGTGCCCGTTCACGACCCGCAAGAATAAGTTGATATACTATATGACTCCATACTCGGTCCCATGGAGGTTCCCTCGCTTCCTCCGAAACTCGACCGACAAGGGCCTACCCTTGAGACCGTCCACATGGTCGAATCCCTGCTCCGGAAATACGACGAACCGCTCAGCCTGAACCGGATTAAGGCCCTCCTCCCCCGTAAGGTCATGCACGAGACGCTCCGGGAGGCGATCGACCACTACAAGCGCCTCGGCTGTGTGACGGAAGGCTCGAAGGGCGTGATGTGGACCCTGAACGCCGAACCGGGCTTCTGGAAGGCCGTCGAGGCGTGGGAGGTTCGATGACCTGGCCCCGCTCACCCCGAGCGAGGTGCGCGTG includes:
- a CDS encoding Lrp/AsnC ligand binding domain-containing protein, whose protein sequence is MVDLSEESVLFLRVTPGRVESALSELQRHPQVKSAEPVMGAYDIAVTGAFRTMDELRKFQSEIEAKEFCEGSTAHPGFENWHRTKEAEEPVNGWTLIRAVDAERAMQELQEVPSVQRIIGTTGEYNVIARIGAKDSNALQQSVIREIQKVHGVRRTETRPSLTKA